Proteins encoded within one genomic window of Mesorhizobium sp. AR10:
- a CDS encoding diguanylate cyclase encodes MRIKSQIILSMVAAAALIGLVGGVGIFTQIAATQSLGLTEATNVARELADTIVFKSSDGSPSLLERPDALREFLEHQHHRSRRDFLIVDRNRVLLAHAADEEHKVGDKFDHDRGDEVGKTLADGVPRKFTDPDEGIDILAVPIEHPEDTIIGAVLLEYDPLLRAAEQRTNNMLWLVGLSAAAAVLVAAGFAWLLLRRFNAGLADMTGGMEALAKGNAMTRIDHTRKDEFGQLAQGFNTMAAELQSARAHIEDIVETAAEGIAVLDSDGRIASVNPAATAMIGRRADKIVGQAWDAVMTMHDPKGGAFAVGTSPVERALTTGRQHQSEVRLTKADGSHVPMIASCSPLSRSDGGLVLTLNDISELRRAEGVVSERADQLALLNLALHEKSETTSRLVKLGELLQACVTFPEAFSVVGTAMAEFLGGLSGTVHLTSASRNLVEEVAHWGAVRSSATQFAPEDCWALRRGQEHVAGPGMLSPRCAHINENGGKGYVCMPLAAQGETLGILHLCEPNAAEKPQWLAERQQILRGVVDTLALALANLRLRETLRQQSIRDPNTGLFNRRYLEETSSRELRRMERSGQPLVIMMLDVDHFKQFNDTFGHEAGDLVLKQVAATLIEHARDSDVVSRYGGEEFAIVLPGCSLEEGAERAEALRQAIRQLHLTHRGRTLGTITVSFGVAAFPEHGAGWAELTNAADHALYEAKGEGRDRVLVARSHAPGERQIQLVPVPKK; translated from the coding sequence ATGCGCATCAAGAGCCAGATCATTCTCTCCATGGTGGCCGCCGCGGCCTTGATCGGGCTGGTGGGCGGCGTTGGCATTTTTACGCAGATCGCCGCGACCCAGTCGCTGGGATTGACCGAGGCGACCAACGTCGCGCGCGAACTGGCCGACACCATCGTCTTCAAATCATCCGATGGTTCGCCTTCGCTGCTCGAGCGCCCCGACGCGCTGCGCGAATTTCTCGAGCATCAGCACCATCGCTCGCGCAGGGATTTCCTGATCGTCGACCGCAACAGGGTCCTCCTGGCCCATGCTGCCGACGAGGAACACAAGGTCGGCGACAAGTTCGATCACGACCGCGGCGACGAAGTCGGCAAGACTTTGGCCGATGGTGTCCCGCGCAAATTTACCGATCCTGACGAAGGCATCGACATACTGGCCGTGCCGATCGAACATCCCGAGGATACGATCATCGGCGCCGTGCTGCTGGAATACGATCCCCTGCTGCGCGCCGCCGAGCAGCGCACCAACAACATGCTTTGGCTGGTTGGCCTCAGCGCGGCAGCCGCCGTGCTGGTTGCGGCAGGCTTCGCCTGGCTGCTGCTGCGCCGTTTCAACGCCGGCCTTGCAGACATGACCGGAGGCATGGAAGCGCTGGCCAAGGGCAATGCCATGACCCGCATCGATCACACCCGCAAGGATGAGTTCGGGCAGCTGGCGCAGGGCTTCAACACGATGGCGGCCGAGCTTCAGTCCGCGCGGGCCCATATCGAGGATATCGTCGAGACGGCGGCCGAAGGCATTGCCGTCCTCGACAGCGATGGCCGCATTGCCAGCGTCAATCCGGCGGCGACGGCCATGATCGGTCGGCGCGCCGACAAGATCGTCGGGCAGGCGTGGGATGCGGTCATGACCATGCATGATCCCAAAGGCGGCGCGTTCGCCGTCGGCACGTCTCCCGTCGAGCGGGCCTTGACCACGGGCCGCCAGCACCAGAGCGAAGTGCGCCTGACCAAGGCGGATGGCTCGCACGTGCCGATGATTGCCAGTTGCAGTCCGCTGAGCCGGTCCGACGGAGGTCTGGTGCTGACGCTCAACGACATCAGCGAACTGCGCCGCGCCGAAGGGGTCGTGAGCGAGCGTGCCGATCAATTGGCACTGCTTAACCTTGCTTTGCACGAGAAGTCGGAAACCACGAGCCGTCTGGTCAAGCTTGGCGAACTGCTGCAGGCCTGCGTGACCTTCCCCGAAGCGTTTTCAGTGGTTGGCACCGCCATGGCCGAGTTCCTCGGCGGCTTGAGCGGAACCGTCCACCTGACCAGCGCGTCGCGCAATCTGGTGGAGGAGGTGGCGCATTGGGGCGCCGTGCGCTCGAGCGCCACGCAATTTGCGCCGGAAGATTGCTGGGCGTTGCGGCGCGGGCAGGAGCATGTCGCCGGCCCGGGCATGCTGTCGCCGCGCTGCGCCCACATCAACGAGAATGGCGGCAAGGGCTATGTCTGCATGCCGCTGGCGGCGCAGGGCGAAACGCTGGGCATCCTGCATCTGTGCGAGCCCAATGCCGCCGAGAAGCCGCAATGGCTGGCTGAACGGCAGCAGATCCTGCGCGGCGTCGTCGACACGCTGGCGCTGGCGCTCGCCAATCTGCGCCTGCGCGAGACGCTGCGGCAGCAATCGATCCGCGATCCCAACACCGGCCTCTTCAACCGGCGCTATCTCGAGGAGACCAGCAGCCGTGAACTGCGCCGGATGGAGCGCTCGGGTCAACCGCTGGTGATCATGATGCTCGACGTCGATCATTTCAAACAGTTCAACGACACGTTCGGCCACGAGGCCGGCGACCTGGTCCTGAAGCAGGTCGCCGCCACCTTGATCGAGCATGCCAGGGACAGCGATGTCGTGTCGCGCTACGGCGGTGAGGAGTTCGCCATCGTATTGCCGGGATGCTCGCTCGAGGAAGGCGCCGAGCGGGCCGAAGCGCTGCGGCAGGCCATCCGGCAGCTTCACCTGACGCATCGCGGCCGCACGCTGGGCACCATTACCGTCTCGTTCGGGGTCGCCGCTTTCCCCGAGCATGGCGCGGGCTGGGCCGAGCTCACCAATGCCGCCGATCACGCGCTCTACGAGGCCAAGGGCGAGGGCCGAGACCGGGTCCTCGTCGCGCGCAGCCACGCCCCCGGCGAGCGGCAAATCCAGTTGGTACCAGTGCCGAAAAAGTAG
- the minE gene encoding cell division topological specificity factor MinE, whose protein sequence is MNLLDLFKRRSSAPVARERLQVLLAYERRNRSQPDLVSILREEIMAVIARHVQIDQDYLQVSMDRGETMSTLEIDIQIPNKSPMPLAMAG, encoded by the coding sequence ATGAACCTGCTCGACCTCTTCAAGCGGCGCTCCAGCGCGCCGGTGGCGCGCGAGCGGCTGCAGGTGCTGCTCGCCTATGAGCGCCGCAACCGCAGCCAGCCCGACCTCGTCTCCATCCTGCGCGAGGAGATCATGGCGGTGATTGCCCGCCATGTGCAGATCGACCAGGATTATCTGCAGGTCTCGATGGATCGCGGCGAGACCATGTCGACGCTGGAAATCGACATCCAGATCCCCAACAAGAGCCCGATGCCGCTGGCGATGGCGGGCTAG
- the minD gene encoding septum site-determining protein MinD produces the protein MGKVVVVTSGKGGVGKTTSTAALGAAVAKTGKKVALVDFDVGLRNLDLIMGAERRVVFDLVNVIQGSAKLSQALIRDKRVETLFLLPASQTRDKDALTEEGVGEVIDKLRSVFDYVFCDSPAGIERGAQLAMRFADEAVIVTNPEVSSVRDSDRIIGLLDARTMKAEKGEQIAKHVLVTRYDAARAARGEMLSIDDVLEILSTPLLGIIPESQDVLRASNLGSPVTLSDPLNSAAKAYIDAARRLQGEDLPVVVPFERKGFLDRLLGRRAA, from the coding sequence ATGGGCAAGGTAGTGGTGGTCACCTCGGGCAAGGGGGGCGTCGGCAAGACGACCTCGACGGCGGCCCTGGGTGCTGCGGTCGCCAAGACCGGCAAGAAGGTGGCCCTCGTCGACTTCGACGTTGGCCTGCGCAATCTCGACCTGATCATGGGCGCCGAGCGCCGCGTGGTGTTCGACCTGGTCAACGTCATCCAGGGCTCGGCAAAACTCTCGCAGGCGCTGATCCGCGACAAGCGGGTCGAAACGCTGTTCCTGCTGCCGGCCTCGCAGACGCGCGACAAGGATGCGCTGACCGAGGAAGGCGTCGGCGAGGTCATCGACAAGCTGCGCTCGGTGTTCGACTACGTCTTCTGCGACAGCCCGGCCGGCATCGAGCGCGGCGCCCAGTTGGCCATGCGCTTTGCCGACGAGGCGGTCATCGTCACCAACCCGGAAGTGAGCTCGGTGCGCGATTCCGATCGCATCATCGGCCTGCTCGACGCCCGCACCATGAAGGCCGAGAAGGGCGAGCAGATCGCCAAGCATGTGCTGGTCACGCGCTACGATGCAGCGCGCGCCGCACGCGGCGAAATGCTCTCGATCGACGACGTGCTGGAAATCCTGTCGACGCCACTGCTCGGCATCATTCCCGAAAGCCAGGATGTGCTGCGCGCCTCCAACCTGGGTTCGCCGGTGACGCTCTCGGATCCGCTGAATTCCGCGGCCAAGGCCTATATCGACGCCGCCAGGCGGCTTCAGGGCGAGGACCTGCCGGTCGTCGTGCCCTTCGAACGCAAGGGCTTCCTCGACCGGCTGTTGGGAAGGAGGGCGGCATGA
- the minC gene encoding septum site-determining protein MinC, which translates to MTFAAPVETKSIRFRARSFVAFTLTPEAPLDVWLESLDRWIGNSPGYFAGRPVLLDLNTLKPDVGEIESLVGVLGRRGIRIYAVELDGHAELGANLPPVLVGAKEATTDGLLVQPGRKAAVEETGKAEVGKPQEPLATLMIKAPIRSGQAVYHPHGDVIVLGSVASGSEIIAAGSIHVYGTLRGRASAGALGNAAARVFCRKNEAELLSVDGWYCTSEEMEPSSRGKAVQAFLDNGALRIAPFN; encoded by the coding sequence GTGACCTTCGCCGCTCCCGTCGAGACCAAATCCATTCGCTTTCGCGCCCGCTCCTTCGTCGCCTTCACGCTGACGCCGGAGGCGCCTTTGGACGTTTGGCTGGAGAGCCTCGATCGCTGGATCGGCAACTCGCCGGGTTATTTCGCCGGCCGCCCGGTGCTGCTTGATCTCAACACCTTGAAGCCCGATGTCGGCGAGATCGAATCGCTGGTCGGCGTGCTTGGCCGGCGCGGCATCCGCATCTATGCCGTCGAGCTTGACGGCCATGCAGAACTCGGGGCCAATTTGCCGCCGGTGCTCGTCGGCGCCAAGGAGGCGACCACTGACGGCCTGCTGGTGCAGCCCGGCCGCAAGGCCGCCGTCGAAGAGACGGGCAAGGCGGAAGTGGGCAAGCCGCAAGAGCCGCTCGCCACGTTGATGATCAAGGCGCCGATCCGCTCGGGGCAGGCGGTCTATCATCCGCATGGCGATGTCATCGTGCTCGGCTCCGTCGCCTCCGGTTCGGAGATTATCGCCGCCGGCTCCATCCACGTCTACGGCACGCTGCGCGGGCGTGCCTCGGCCGGCGCGCTCGGCAATGCCGCGGCGCGCGTCTTCTGCCGCAAGAACGAGGCCGAGCTGCTGTCGGTCGACGGCTGGTATTGCACCTCTGAGGAGATGGAACCGTCCTCGCGTGGCAAGGCGGTCCAGGCCTTTCTCGACAATGGCGCGCTGCGCATCGCCCCATTCAACTGA
- a CDS encoding sensor histidine kinase codes for MHNAYPEPLFLAQGSGGVAKDDRRKIVLPQVIIESAMFFQEDGRSKGIEINLSDRATQNTISGHPELIRQVLMNIFDNFIKYGKRNNGVEVDQRIQKSTGMAIIEIRGLSEIPLDQSDLKKIGTLGFRGQNAKRIVASGSGLGIYICKKIIQEQGGSLYIEAGALGKMLFVIKLPI; via the coding sequence GTGCATAACGCTTATCCGGAACCTTTGTTCCTAGCCCAAGGCAGCGGGGGAGTTGCCAAAGACGATCGCCGCAAGATCGTGCTGCCGCAAGTCATAATCGAGTCGGCAATGTTCTTTCAAGAAGATGGAAGGTCGAAGGGAATTGAAATAAATCTAAGTGATCGGGCGACGCAAAATACGATAAGTGGTCATCCGGAATTGATTCGACAAGTTCTTATGAATATTTTCGACAATTTCATAAAGTATGGAAAAAGAAACAACGGTGTGGAGGTGGATCAGAGAATTCAAAAGTCAACTGGTATGGCCATCATTGAAATACGCGGGTTGTCGGAAATACCTTTAGACCAGTCCGATCTTAAAAAGATAGGGACGCTCGGATTTCGTGGTCAAAATGCCAAAAGAATTGTCGCGTCCGGAAGCGGTTTAGGGATTTACATATGTAAAAAGATTATCCAGGAGCAGGGCGGAAGCCTCTACATAGAAGCCGGCGCGTTAGGAAAAATGCTTTTCGTCATAAAGCTGCCAATCTGA
- a CDS encoding restriction endonuclease: protein MKISDLSPSQFENLTFDLLQAAGLKSLVWRTPGADGGRDIEGVFEAADFSNYYHHQRWYIECKLYSYSLDWPTVWKKISYADSRGADFLLIVTNSNPSPACETEISNWNANKNRLIVRAWRGYELDYILSNYPAVAGKYGLIGKSIDAELSLQGVMLEVMKTAQASHVAHQLGQPVSTPLEAGAALAELVSARQDQLRTYGRIVSSKTIAAPPDFDWLRWTGPLENWEEVGIRSLLTMVRYITGSETVVARSEGASVELVFQEARFPVTPTGEKTLAAVALWANIELTSLSNEGAMLNKRG, encoded by the coding sequence ATGAAAATTTCCGATCTATCACCTAGTCAATTTGAAAACCTGACCTTCGATCTCCTTCAAGCTGCAGGCCTAAAAAGCCTAGTTTGGCGAACACCCGGTGCTGACGGCGGACGGGATATCGAAGGTGTATTCGAAGCCGCGGACTTTAGTAATTACTATCACCACCAGCGATGGTATATCGAGTGCAAATTATATAGCTACTCTTTAGATTGGCCAACTGTTTGGAAAAAAATTTCGTACGCTGATAGTCGTGGTGCTGATTTTTTACTGATTGTCACAAACTCAAACCCTTCTCCTGCGTGCGAGACTGAGATATCAAATTGGAATGCCAATAAGAATAGGCTAATAGTACGCGCGTGGCGTGGGTATGAATTGGATTACATTTTATCAAATTACCCAGCTGTGGCCGGAAAATACGGCCTAATTGGTAAATCTATTGATGCCGAACTAAGCCTTCAGGGTGTTATGCTAGAGGTCATGAAAACCGCCCAGGCCTCGCATGTGGCTCATCAGTTGGGTCAACCAGTTTCTACGCCATTGGAGGCCGGCGCCGCACTTGCAGAACTAGTCTCTGCGCGCCAAGATCAGCTACGAACATACGGAAGAATTGTTTCGTCAAAAACCATAGCTGCTCCTCCTGATTTCGACTGGCTCCGATGGACCGGACCTCTAGAAAACTGGGAAGAGGTCGGGATAAGGTCATTGTTGACCATGGTGCGGTACATCACCGGATCGGAGACTGTGGTCGCCCGTTCCGAAGGTGCTAGTGTCGAATTGGTTTTCCAGGAGGCCCGATTTCCTGTGACCCCAACAGGGGAGAAGACGCTCGCTGCTGTCGCTCTCTGGGCGAACATCGAGCTGACCAGTCTATCGAACGAAGGCGCGATGTTAAACAAACGCGGCTGA
- a CDS encoding FAD-binding oxidoreductase — translation MNDTTLITELRKVTGKVWDQAELAGRDPGFDQRNFGASALVRPADIAEVVALVGFCAAHGLSLVAQGGRTGLTGAASTVPGQIICDLGAMNRVEEIDPLARVAIVQAGTPLSTLQEAALAQGLDPGIDLAARGSCTIGGMVSTNAGGIMAFRNGTMRHRVLGLEAVLPDGSVFSDLTRVLKTSAGYDLKHLFIGAEGTLGIVTRVALRLDPVAGASATALVGVPAAASAQRIVRHFLGSTGASLRAAEILWHRFAIAMNRMLGFAPGQLPLDAPCLLVLELGADSIEGATSALEDGLAAIWEEAGIIDGLVASSQAQASTIWRLREETEMIERMHHLPPSFDVSVPGGDIDAYVARIEAGLKRIDASYAPYVFGHLADGNLHISINTDGPVSHALHEAIEDVLYADLRESGGSFSAEHGVGIEKRDAYERYADPVKQAMARAIKGVIDPSNMLNPGKVISSE, via the coding sequence GTGAACGACACGACACTGATCACCGAACTGCGCAAGGTGACCGGCAAGGTCTGGGACCAGGCCGAGCTCGCCGGCCGCGATCCCGGCTTCGACCAGCGCAATTTCGGCGCCTCCGCCCTTGTGCGCCCCGCCGATATCGCCGAGGTGGTGGCGCTGGTGGGGTTTTGTGCCGCGCATGGGCTGAGCCTCGTCGCCCAGGGCGGGCGCACCGGGCTCACGGGTGCGGCCTCCACCGTTCCCGGCCAGATCATTTGCGACCTCGGAGCGATGAACCGCGTCGAGGAGATCGATCCGCTCGCGCGCGTCGCGATCGTGCAGGCAGGCACGCCGCTCAGCACGCTGCAGGAGGCAGCGCTGGCGCAGGGCCTCGATCCGGGCATTGATCTCGCCGCGCGCGGCAGCTGCACCATCGGCGGCATGGTTTCCACCAATGCCGGCGGCATCATGGCCTTTCGCAATGGCACGATGCGCCATCGGGTGCTCGGCCTCGAAGCGGTGCTGCCCGATGGAAGCGTGTTTTCCGACCTGACCCGCGTGCTCAAGACCAGCGCCGGCTATGATTTGAAACATTTGTTCATCGGCGCCGAGGGCACGCTCGGCATCGTCACCCGTGTCGCCCTGAGGCTCGATCCGGTGGCGGGCGCCAGTGCCACGGCGCTCGTCGGCGTGCCGGCTGCGGCCAGCGCGCAGCGCATCGTGCGTCATTTCCTCGGGAGCACAGGCGCCAGCCTGCGCGCCGCCGAGATCCTGTGGCACCGCTTCGCCATCGCCATGAACAGGATGCTCGGCTTCGCGCCCGGGCAGCTGCCGCTCGACGCGCCTTGCCTGCTGGTGCTGGAACTCGGCGCCGACAGCATCGAGGGCGCAACATCAGCGCTGGAGGACGGGCTGGCGGCGATCTGGGAGGAGGCCGGCATCATCGATGGGCTGGTCGCCAGCTCGCAAGCCCAGGCCTCGACCATCTGGCGGCTGCGCGAGGAGACCGAGATGATCGAGCGCATGCACCATTTGCCGCCGTCCTTCGACGTGTCGGTGCCCGGCGGCGACATAGACGCCTATGTCGCGCGCATCGAAGCCGGCCTCAAGCGCATCGACGCTTCCTATGCGCCCTATGTGTTCGGCCATCTTGCCGACGGCAATTTGCATATTTCGATCAACACCGACGGACCGGTTTCGCATGCGCTGCATGAGGCGATCGAGGACGTGCTCTATGCGGACCTGCGCGAAAGCGGCGGATCGTTTTCGGCCGAGCACGGCGTCGGCATCGAAAAGCGAGACGCCTACGAGCGCTACGCCGATCCGGTGAAGCAGGCGATGGCGCGCGCCATCAAGGGCGTGATTGATCCCAGCAATATGCTCAATCCCGGCAAGGTTATTTCCAGCGAGTGA
- a CDS encoding DUF680 domain-containing protein → MKKIILTTAAFLFASGMAFAGSDHYGSGFVPGADAYPSTGNHSMSSDSGYTVDLGSTASIGTAESATGGHSIPAPGYGQGIWGR, encoded by the coding sequence ATGAAGAAGATCATTCTTACCACTGCCGCGTTCCTGTTTGCCTCCGGCATGGCTTTTGCCGGCAGCGACCACTATGGCTCGGGCTTCGTCCCTGGCGCCGATGCCTATCCGAGCACCGGCAACCATTCGATGTCGTCCGACAGCGGTTACACGGTCGACCTGGGCAGCACGGCGAGCATCGGCACTGCCGAGAGCGCAACGGGCGGGCATTCGATCCCCGCACCGGGCTATGGCCAGGGCATCTGGGGCCGCTGA
- a CDS encoding FecR family protein, translating to MTARGRYFRSLVAGLFAGVFWVDTALAQDAGCTFEPVAGTSRQILRCQEGLTIIVEDGARFTLVDRDGNGNADAVRLRRKALLLEAPASGAKGGFVVVTPQAIAAVRGTKWTVDVGQGKTSVFVLRGRVAVQRPASTAGVVLRPGEGVDVEAGTGALTIKRWPAKRVSALMARLGQ from the coding sequence ATGACCGCAAGGGGCCGATATTTCCGCAGCCTGGTGGCTGGCCTGTTTGCCGGTGTGTTCTGGGTCGATACCGCGCTCGCCCAGGACGCAGGGTGCACGTTCGAGCCGGTGGCGGGTACGTCTCGACAGATTCTGCGATGCCAGGAGGGCCTTACCATCATTGTCGAGGATGGCGCTCGTTTTACGCTGGTGGACCGCGATGGAAACGGCAATGCCGATGCGGTCAGGTTGCGGCGCAAGGCGCTGCTGCTCGAGGCTCCGGCCAGCGGGGCCAAGGGTGGCTTCGTGGTCGTCACCCCGCAGGCCATCGCCGCGGTGCGCGGCACAAAATGGACAGTCGACGTTGGCCAGGGCAAAACGTCTGTCTTCGTGCTGAGAGGTCGCGTCGCCGTGCAAAGGCCGGCGTCCACTGCCGGCGTGGTGCTCAGGCCGGGCGAAGGCGTCGACGTCGAAGCAGGGACAGGCGCATTGACCATCAAGCGCTGGCCCGCCAAGCGCGTTTCCGCATTGATGGCCCGTCTGGGTCAGTGA